One window of the Streptomyces asoensis genome contains the following:
- a CDS encoding response regulator, with product MTIRVLLADDQALLRATFRILIDTCDDMEVVGEAGDGAQAVDLARLHRPDVVLMDIRMPGTDGLAATADVCADPGLSDTRVLILTTFEIDEYVARALRAGASGFLGKDVTADALLDGIRTVASGESLLSPLATRCLIARFLASPAEGARLGFPDDLAGLTAREREVTARVAEGRSNEEIAEELFVSPLTVRTHVHRAMTKLGARDRAQLVVIAYQSGLVRAPEPLPGDH from the coding sequence ATGACCATCCGCGTGCTGCTCGCCGACGACCAGGCCCTGCTCCGGGCGACCTTCCGGATCCTCATCGACACCTGCGACGACATGGAGGTGGTGGGCGAGGCCGGCGACGGCGCCCAGGCGGTCGACCTCGCGCGGCTGCACCGCCCCGACGTGGTCCTGATGGACATCCGCATGCCCGGCACCGACGGCCTCGCCGCCACCGCCGACGTCTGCGCCGACCCGGGCCTGTCCGACACCCGGGTGCTGATCCTGACGACCTTCGAGATCGACGAGTACGTCGCCCGGGCGCTGCGGGCCGGCGCGAGCGGCTTCCTCGGCAAGGACGTCACCGCCGACGCCCTCCTCGACGGGATCCGCACCGTCGCCTCCGGCGAGTCGCTCCTCTCCCCGCTCGCCACCCGCTGTCTGATCGCCCGCTTCCTCGCCTCCCCCGCGGAGGGCGCCCGGCTCGGCTTCCCCGACGACCTCGCCGGGCTCACCGCCCGCGAGCGCGAGGTGACGGCCCGGGTCGCCGAGGGCCGCTCCAACGAGGAGATCGCCGAAGAGCTCTTCGTCAGCCCGCTGACGGTCCGCACCCATGTGCACCGCGCCATGACGAAACTCGGCGCCCGGGACCGCGCCCAGCTGGTCGTCATCGCCTACCAGTCGGGGCTCGTCCGGGCGCCCGAGCCGCTGCCCGGCGACCACTGA
- a CDS encoding zinc-dependent alcohol dehydrogenase, with protein MSTMKSVRTGGVDKIDVVDVERPVPGPKDALVRIRACGICGTDVTFLHMGGIPARAHLGGELIPVALGHEPAGEVVEVGAEVDGLKAGDRVVVNPQDAPTGIIGCGGKFGGMSEYLLIENAEVGKSVAVFPDTVPFDVASLNEPMAVSRHAVNRSEAGPGDKVVVFGAGPIGLGAAIWLKLRGVEHVVVADVIPSRLEKALAVGADAVINSAEEDVAARLTELHGQSANALGQPRPGTDIFIDAAGAPVVFNTVVQSAKWHAKLVMVAVQKKGEIDLGGMLRSELTLIASQGYPTEIFEVTPELVEHQERFAKLISHRVPFTEAARAFELALTPGAAEKVVVTLDD; from the coding sequence ATGAGCACGATGAAGTCCGTCCGGACCGGCGGGGTCGACAAGATCGACGTCGTGGACGTCGAGCGACCGGTGCCCGGTCCCAAGGACGCGCTCGTACGGATCCGCGCCTGCGGCATCTGCGGCACCGACGTCACCTTCCTGCACATGGGCGGTATCCCCGCCCGGGCCCATCTGGGCGGTGAGCTGATCCCCGTGGCGCTCGGCCACGAGCCGGCCGGTGAGGTCGTGGAGGTCGGCGCCGAGGTGGACGGCCTGAAGGCGGGCGACCGCGTGGTGGTCAACCCGCAGGACGCGCCCACCGGCATCATCGGCTGCGGCGGAAAGTTCGGCGGGATGAGCGAGTACCTGCTGATCGAGAACGCCGAGGTCGGAAAGAGCGTCGCCGTCTTCCCCGACACCGTGCCGTTCGACGTGGCCTCCCTCAACGAGCCGATGGCCGTGTCCCGGCACGCCGTCAACCGCTCCGAGGCGGGGCCGGGCGACAAGGTCGTCGTGTTCGGCGCCGGGCCGATCGGACTGGGCGCGGCGATCTGGCTGAAGCTGCGCGGTGTGGAGCACGTGGTGGTCGCCGACGTCATCCCCTCCCGGCTGGAGAAGGCACTGGCCGTCGGGGCGGACGCCGTCATCAATTCGGCCGAGGAGGACGTGGCCGCGCGGCTGACCGAACTGCACGGGCAGAGCGCCAACGCCCTCGGCCAGCCCCGGCCGGGCACCGACATCTTCATCGACGCGGCCGGCGCCCCGGTCGTCTTCAACACCGTGGTGCAGTCCGCGAAGTGGCACGCGAAGCTGGTCATGGTGGCCGTGCAGAAGAAGGGCGAGATCGACCTCGGCGGCATGCTCCGCAGCGAGCTCACCCTCATCGCCTCCCAGGGCTACCCGACCGAGATCTTCGAGGTGACCCCGGAACTGGTCGAGCACCAGGAGCGGTTCGCCAAGCTGATCAGCCACCGCGTCCCGTTCACCGAGGCCGCCCGTGCCTTCGAACTCGCCCTGACCCCGGGCGCGGCGGAGAAGGTCGTCGTCACGCTGGACGACTAG
- the hemC gene encoding hydroxymethylbilane synthase, producing the protein MSVPEMIRIVSRDSPMALAQVERVRSELAVLHPGVRTEVVPVKTTGDKWMGDLSKVDGKGAFTKEVDAALLAGAADLAVHCVKDVPADRPLPAGTVFAAFLKRDDIRDALVHPGGRTLDELPAGTRIGTSSVRRVAQLAATHPHLECVPFRGNANRRLEKLAAGEADALLLAVSGLERIERRDVITEVLSPETMMPPIGAGVLALQCREGDTDVIDVVSGLGDPATHREATAERMFLHVLQGHCNSPIAGFARVDRSGELSLRACVFTPDGKTRLNAHEWAGRLDPATLGTSVAVSLLRQGAREIIDGIPH; encoded by the coding sequence ATGTCCGTTCCGGAAATGATCCGCATCGTCTCCCGTGACTCGCCCATGGCGCTGGCCCAAGTGGAGCGCGTGCGCTCGGAGTTGGCCGTCCTGCATCCCGGTGTGCGCACCGAGGTCGTCCCGGTGAAGACGACCGGCGACAAATGGATGGGCGACCTGTCCAAGGTCGACGGCAAGGGTGCCTTCACCAAGGAGGTCGACGCGGCGCTGCTGGCCGGTGCGGCGGATCTCGCGGTGCACTGCGTCAAGGACGTGCCGGCGGACCGGCCGCTGCCCGCGGGCACGGTGTTCGCCGCGTTCCTGAAGCGGGACGACATCCGCGACGCCCTCGTGCACCCGGGTGGCCGCACCCTGGACGAGCTTCCGGCCGGGACGCGTATCGGCACCTCCTCGGTGCGCCGGGTCGCCCAGCTCGCCGCCACCCATCCCCACCTGGAGTGCGTGCCGTTCCGGGGCAACGCCAACCGGCGGCTGGAGAAGCTGGCGGCGGGCGAGGCGGACGCGCTGCTGCTCGCCGTGTCCGGCCTGGAGCGCATCGAGCGGCGGGACGTGATCACCGAGGTGCTGTCGCCGGAGACGATGATGCCGCCGATCGGCGCGGGCGTCCTCGCCCTCCAGTGCCGCGAGGGCGACACCGACGTCATCGACGTCGTCAGCGGGCTCGGCGATCCGGCCACCCATCGGGAGGCCACGGCGGAACGCATGTTCCTGCATGTGCTCCAGGGGCACTGCAACAGCCCGATCGCCGGCTTCGCGCGCGTGGACCGCAGTGGCGAACTGTCGCTGCGCGCCTGCGTGTTCACCCCGGACGGGAAGACCCGGCTGAACGCCCACGAGTGGGCCGGCCGGCTGGACCCGGCGACGCTCGGCACGTCGGTGGCGGTGTCGCTGCTGCGTCAGGGCGCACGCGAGATCATCGACGGCATCCCGCACTGA
- a CDS encoding SigB/SigF/SigG family RNA polymerase sigma factor, with the protein MRSTVRTKQHPHDDAPDTGESFVRLTGLPDGPERQALKDELVRLWLPMAERIAVRFRGRGENLEDLYQVAALGLVKAVDHYDPERGRAFEAYAVPTITGEIKRHFRDHMWTLHVPRRVQDLRNRVRSAAKELSQTTPGRPPTVAEIAAYAQLTEDEVRTGTEALECFSALSLEAELPGTDGYALEDALGDPDPGYDAVVDRVAVAPCLRALPERERTILYMRFFAGMTQSRIAEQLGISQMHVSRLLSGCFARLREEIAADAD; encoded by the coding sequence ATGCGTAGCACCGTCAGAACGAAGCAGCACCCCCACGACGACGCGCCGGACACCGGCGAGTCCTTCGTGCGGCTCACCGGTCTGCCCGACGGGCCGGAGCGCCAGGCGCTCAAGGACGAGCTGGTGCGCCTGTGGCTGCCCATGGCCGAACGTATCGCCGTCCGGTTCCGGGGGCGCGGCGAGAACCTCGAGGACCTGTACCAGGTCGCCGCCCTGGGACTCGTCAAGGCCGTCGACCACTACGACCCGGAACGCGGTCGCGCCTTCGAGGCGTACGCGGTCCCGACGATCACCGGTGAGATCAAGCGGCACTTCCGCGACCACATGTGGACGCTGCACGTGCCTCGCCGGGTCCAGGACCTGCGCAACCGGGTACGGAGCGCCGCGAAGGAGCTGTCGCAGACGACTCCGGGGCGCCCGCCCACCGTCGCCGAGATCGCCGCGTACGCGCAGCTCACCGAGGACGAGGTGCGCACCGGCACGGAGGCGCTGGAGTGCTTCTCCGCGCTGTCGCTGGAGGCGGAGCTGCCCGGCACCGACGGCTACGCGCTCGAGGACGCCCTGGGCGACCCCGATCCCGGTTACGACGCCGTCGTCGACCGGGTGGCCGTGGCGCCCTGTCTGCGGGCCCTGCCGGAGCGCGAACGGACGATCCTGTACATGCGGTTCTTCGCGGGCATGACCCAGAGCCGGATCGCCGAACAGCTGGGCATCTCGCAGATGCATGTCTCACGCCTGCTCAGTGGCTGCTTCGCGCGGCTGCGCGAGGAGATCGCCGCCGACGCGGACTGA
- a CDS encoding NPP1 family protein, protein MSSSKFKVHGRRWLTGFAGAAALVVALPSVAFAAPPTALPSNAEAAELTYQPAFDYDTDGCYSTPAIGPDGTINGGLNPTGALNGSCRDASDLDNTNSYSRYKCNNGWCAYLYGLYFEKDQAIAGSSIGGHRHDWEHVVIWVQNGQVQYVSTSNHGSFTVTAASGVRFDGSHAKIVYHKDGISTHCFRLANSNDEPPENHKGTWQYPPLVGWNGYPAGLRDKLSAYDFGSANFGLKDANFNNHLSSAKPSGIAFDPAA, encoded by the coding sequence GTGTCGTCATCGAAGTTCAAGGTCCACGGCAGGAGGTGGCTGACCGGGTTCGCCGGTGCCGCCGCACTCGTCGTCGCCCTCCCGTCGGTTGCCTTCGCCGCCCCGCCGACGGCCCTGCCGTCCAACGCCGAAGCCGCCGAACTGACGTATCAGCCCGCGTTCGACTACGACACGGACGGCTGCTACTCGACCCCCGCCATCGGCCCCGACGGCACGATCAACGGCGGGCTGAACCCGACCGGCGCCCTCAACGGCAGCTGCCGGGACGCCTCCGACCTGGACAACACCAACAGCTACTCGCGCTACAAGTGCAACAACGGCTGGTGCGCGTACCTGTACGGCCTCTACTTCGAGAAGGACCAGGCCATAGCGGGCAGCAGCATCGGCGGGCACCGGCACGACTGGGAGCACGTCGTGATCTGGGTGCAGAACGGCCAGGTCCAGTACGTCTCGACGTCCAACCACGGCTCGTTCACCGTGACCGCGGCCTCCGGGGTCCGCTTCGACGGCTCGCACGCGAAGATCGTCTACCACAAGGACGGCATCAGCACGCACTGCTTCCGGCTCGCGAACTCGAACGACGAGCCGCCGGAGAACCACAAGGGCACCTGGCAGTACCCGCCGCTGGTCGGCTGGAACGGCTACCCGGCGGGTCTGCGGGACAAGCTGAGCGCGTACGACTTCGGCAGCGCCAACTTCGGCCTGAAGGACGCCAACTTCAACAACCACCTCTCCTCGGCGAAGCCGTCCGGGATCGCCTTCGATCCCGCCGCGTGA
- a CDS encoding ABC transporter permease, giving the protein MSEAPAVPLSASADRARPQNIDLLLRPPRPRVGWRLLPARVAALCAVELQKLRHDRTELYTRAVQPALWLLIFGQTFTRIKAIPTDGIPYIDYLAPGIIAQSAMFIAIFYGIQIIWERDAGVLNKLLVTPTPRSALITGKAFAAGVKSVIQAVVVVVIAALLGVALTWNPLKLLGVAVIVVLGSAFFSCLSMTIAGIVLSRDRLMGFGQAITMPLFFGSNALYPVDIMPGWLQAVSKVNPLSYEVDALRGLLLGTPAHLALDFGVLIVAAALGIAAASSLLGRLAR; this is encoded by the coding sequence ATGTCCGAAGCACCCGCCGTACCGCTCAGCGCGTCGGCTGACCGCGCCCGCCCGCAGAACATCGACCTGCTGCTGCGGCCGCCCCGGCCCCGCGTCGGCTGGCGACTGCTGCCGGCCCGGGTCGCCGCCCTGTGCGCCGTCGAACTACAGAAACTGCGCCACGACCGCACCGAGCTGTACACCCGGGCCGTCCAGCCCGCCCTGTGGCTGCTGATCTTCGGTCAGACCTTCACCCGCATCAAGGCGATCCCGACCGACGGCATCCCCTACATCGACTATCTGGCGCCCGGCATCATCGCCCAGTCCGCGATGTTCATCGCGATCTTCTACGGCATCCAGATCATCTGGGAGCGGGACGCGGGCGTTCTCAACAAGCTGCTCGTCACGCCGACCCCGCGCTCCGCGCTCATCACCGGCAAGGCGTTCGCGGCCGGGGTGAAGTCGGTGATCCAGGCGGTCGTCGTGGTCGTCATCGCCGCCCTGCTCGGCGTCGCCCTGACCTGGAACCCGCTGAAGCTGCTCGGGGTCGCCGTGATCGTCGTCCTCGGCTCGGCCTTCTTCTCCTGCCTGTCGATGACCATCGCGGGCATCGTCCTCAGCCGCGACCGCCTCATGGGCTTCGGGCAGGCGATCACCATGCCGCTGTTCTTCGGCTCCAACGCGCTCTACCCGGTCGACATCATGCCGGGCTGGCTCCAGGCCGTCAGCAAGGTCAACCCCCTCAGCTACGAGGTGGACGCGCTGCGGGGGCTGCTCCTCGGCACGCCCGCGCACCTCGCCCTCGACTTCGGGGTGCTGATCGTGGCCGCCGCGCTCGGCATCGCCGCGGCCTCCTCCCTCCTGGGCCGGCTGGCCCGCTGA
- a CDS encoding GNAT family N-acetyltransferase: MSAAARVRHAERSDLPRVAELAAQHAEYERAAPPVPDLAKRLAGLLFDAPTPRLYCLVAELPDGEVVGYATCAPELSTWEAREYLHMDCLFLTPGHRGLGLGALLMNAVAAQARSLGMSEVQWQTPAWNEGAIRFYARLGALGTDKRRFVLDVTSRT, translated from the coding sequence GTGAGCGCCGCAGCACGGGTCCGGCACGCCGAACGGTCCGATCTGCCGCGCGTCGCCGAACTCGCCGCCCAGCACGCGGAGTACGAGCGCGCCGCCCCGCCCGTGCCCGACCTCGCGAAGCGGCTGGCCGGGCTCCTCTTCGACGCCCCGACGCCCCGGCTGTACTGCCTGGTCGCCGAACTGCCCGACGGCGAGGTCGTCGGCTACGCGACCTGCGCGCCCGAGCTCTCCACCTGGGAGGCCCGCGAGTACCTCCACATGGACTGTCTGTTCCTCACCCCCGGCCACCGCGGCCTGGGTCTGGGCGCCCTGCTGATGAACGCCGTGGCTGCTCAGGCCCGGAGTCTGGGCATGAGCGAGGTGCAGTGGCAGACCCCCGCCTGGAACGAGGGGGCGATCCGCTTCTACGCCCGGCTCGGCGCCCTCGGCACCGACAAGCGGCGCTTCGTTCTCGACGTGACCTCGCGGACGTGA
- a CDS encoding sensor histidine kinase has protein sequence MRATLRQAARATVHLFLAAAMAFGSYLFITVLLIAATGAVSGVGIWLLPETVLLIRRIAGAKRRLTASWTGREIPEAYRTVTGPLRERLRTAVGDPGTLTDLRWMGAYYAYGWLTLLMLPLWPVGLLVDGVRRALLGREALVLPLLVRLADLEAGWSAALLRPSPQALLAGRVEQLTATRADAVAAHGAELRRIERDLHDGAQARLVALSMRIGLAQRAYGADPDTARKLLTDAQDQAEEALTELRHVVRGIHPPILTDRGLEGAVRALAGSSGLGVTVRTDLLPDGPRAPAAVEAAAYFVIAEALTNASKYSGSDRAEVVLARSRTGLSVRVCDEGCGGVDESAGSGLLGMRRRVAALDGTVRVTSPVGGPTVIEVELPCVW, from the coding sequence ATGCGCGCGACCCTGCGACAGGCGGCGCGGGCCACGGTCCATCTCTTCCTGGCCGCCGCCATGGCCTTCGGGTCGTACCTCTTCATCACCGTCCTGCTGATCGCCGCCACCGGCGCGGTCTCGGGGGTCGGGATCTGGCTGCTGCCCGAGACCGTGCTGCTGATCCGCCGGATCGCCGGGGCCAAGCGGCGCTTGACGGCGTCCTGGACCGGCCGGGAGATACCGGAGGCGTACCGAACGGTCACCGGCCCGCTGCGCGAGCGGCTGCGGACGGCCGTCGGGGATCCCGGCACTCTCACCGATCTGCGCTGGATGGGGGCGTACTACGCCTACGGCTGGCTGACGTTGTTGATGCTGCCGCTGTGGCCGGTGGGCCTCCTCGTCGACGGTGTGCGGCGCGCCCTGCTGGGCCGCGAGGCGCTGGTCCTGCCGTTGCTCGTCCGGCTCGCCGACCTGGAGGCGGGCTGGTCGGCCGCCCTGCTCAGACCCTCCCCCCAGGCGCTGCTGGCCGGTCGGGTCGAGCAGCTCACCGCGACCCGGGCGGACGCGGTCGCCGCGCACGGCGCCGAACTGCGCCGGATCGAACGGGACCTGCACGACGGCGCCCAGGCGCGGCTGGTCGCGCTGTCGATGCGGATCGGACTCGCCCAGCGGGCGTACGGGGCCGACCCCGACACCGCGCGGAAGCTGCTCACCGACGCGCAGGACCAGGCCGAGGAGGCCCTGACCGAACTGCGGCACGTGGTACGCGGCATCCATCCGCCGATCCTCACCGACCGGGGACTCGAGGGGGCCGTACGGGCGCTGGCGGGCAGCAGCGGACTCGGGGTGACCGTGCGGACCGACCTGCTCCCGGACGGCCCACGGGCGCCGGCCGCGGTGGAGGCGGCCGCCTACTTCGTGATCGCCGAGGCGCTGACCAACGCCTCCAAGTACAGCGGGTCGGACCGGGCCGAGGTCGTGCTGGCCCGCTCCCGGACCGGGCTGAGCGTGCGGGTGTGCGACGAGGGGTGCGGCGGCGTCGACGAGAGCGCCGGATCGGGGCTGCTGGGCATGCGGCGCCGGGTCGCCGCGCTCGACGGGACGGTGCGGGTGACGAGCCCGGTGGGCGGGCCCACGGTGATCGAGGTGGAGCTGCCGTGCGTGTGGTGA
- a CDS encoding ABC transporter ATP-binding protein, protein MTTDTGTDAVACTRLAYAFGDTKAVDGLELTVREGEVFGLLGPNGAGKTTAIRCITTLLPVPSGMVRVFGHDAAGDRMAVRRLLGYVPQQLSADSGLTGRENVSLFARVFDVSRRERAERVDQALGAVGLTDAADRLAGTYSGGMVRRLELAQALVSAPRLLILDEPTIGLDPIARTGVWEHITAVREATGMTVLVTTHYMDEADQYCDRVGLMHHGRIRALGTPAELRQGLGERRRAEGAPATAPLPTLEDVFRDVAGSGLDEQAGDFRDVRSTRRTAQRVG, encoded by the coding sequence ATGACGACCGACACTGGCACGGACGCCGTCGCCTGTACCCGGCTCGCCTACGCCTTCGGTGACACGAAGGCGGTCGACGGGCTCGAGCTGACCGTCCGGGAGGGCGAGGTCTTCGGCCTGCTCGGACCCAACGGCGCCGGCAAGACCACCGCCATCCGCTGCATCACGACCCTGCTGCCGGTCCCGTCCGGCATGGTGCGCGTCTTCGGTCACGACGCCGCCGGCGACCGCATGGCCGTACGACGGCTGCTCGGCTACGTCCCGCAGCAGCTGTCCGCCGACTCGGGGCTCACCGGCAGGGAGAACGTCTCCCTCTTCGCCCGCGTCTTCGACGTGTCCCGGCGCGAGCGTGCCGAACGCGTCGACCAGGCGCTGGGCGCCGTCGGTCTCACGGACGCCGCCGACCGGCTCGCCGGCACCTACTCCGGCGGCATGGTCCGGCGTCTCGAACTCGCCCAGGCCCTGGTCAGCGCGCCCCGGCTGCTGATTCTCGACGAGCCGACGATCGGCCTCGACCCGATCGCCCGAACGGGTGTCTGGGAGCACATCACCGCCGTACGCGAGGCCACCGGCATGACCGTCCTGGTGACCACGCACTACATGGACGAGGCCGACCAGTACTGCGACCGGGTCGGCCTGATGCACCACGGCCGGATCCGCGCCCTCGGCACACCCGCCGAGCTCCGGCAGGGGCTCGGAGAACGCCGACGCGCCGAGGGCGCGCCGGCCACGGCCCCGCTGCCGACCCTGGAGGACGTCTTCCGGGACGTCGCCGGCAGCGGCCTCGACGAGCAGGCAGGAGATTTCCGCGATGTCCGAAGCACCCGCCGTACCGCTCAGCGCGTCGGCTGA
- a CDS encoding MarR family winged helix-turn-helix transcriptional regulator: MEQERWDQETFPEELADALVGVQRLLRRRLRAGLTVPRLRGAEVELLRLVETRPGIGVSDAARELYLAGNSVSTLVNQLVKDGYLVRETDPADRRVARLLLTEAAEARLRAWRERRAALVGRHVARLDPADREALRAALPALRALAVNLHEEAEES; the protein is encoded by the coding sequence GTGGAGCAGGAACGGTGGGACCAGGAGACGTTCCCGGAAGAGCTCGCCGACGCGCTCGTCGGCGTCCAGCGGCTGCTCAGGCGGCGGCTGCGGGCCGGTCTGACCGTGCCGCGGCTGCGCGGTGCCGAGGTCGAGCTGCTGCGCCTGGTCGAGACGCGGCCCGGCATCGGCGTCTCGGACGCGGCCAGGGAGCTGTACCTGGCGGGCAACTCCGTCTCGACCCTCGTCAACCAGCTGGTCAAGGACGGCTACCTGGTCCGCGAGACCGACCCCGCCGACCGGCGCGTCGCCCGACTGCTGCTCACCGAGGCGGCCGAGGCCCGGCTGCGGGCGTGGCGGGAGCGGCGCGCCGCGCTCGTCGGCCGGCACGTCGCCCGCCTCGACCCCGCCGACCGGGAGGCCCTGCGCGCGGCGCTCCCGGCCCTGCGCGCGCTCGCCGTCAACCTGCACGAGGAGGCCGAGGAGTCATGA
- a CDS encoding ATP-dependent DNA ligase, giving the protein MTLPLIAPMLATPGRLPPAAQDARWAYETKQDGQRAVLYLPGDGSVTLRARSGEDITGAYPELRPLAGALGATPAVLDGEVLALDGQGRADFQLLQSRMGLVQAPGKAARLAATAPVHLVLFDVLHLGGQSLLPLSYTRRRARLEALALEGPFWSTPRALVGHGREALEATHAHGLEGLVCKRLDSVYEPGVRSRAWIKIRNMRVADVLVGGWLPGKGRLTGLPGAVLVGQRAATGLRYVGGVGTGWSEAERVELAALLRAAATDECPFDAVPQAPGARWVVPRLVGEVRYSTRTRAGLLRQPSWLRLRPDLTPEESAADLPDISA; this is encoded by the coding sequence GTGACCCTCCCTCTCATCGCCCCCATGCTCGCCACCCCGGGCCGACTGCCGCCCGCCGCCCAGGACGCGCGCTGGGCCTACGAGACCAAGCAGGACGGGCAGCGGGCCGTGCTGTACCTCCCCGGAGACGGGAGCGTCACCCTGCGCGCCCGTTCGGGGGAGGACATCACCGGCGCCTATCCCGAGCTGCGGCCGCTGGCCGGAGCGCTCGGCGCCACGCCGGCCGTGCTGGACGGTGAGGTCCTCGCCCTGGACGGACAGGGCCGGGCCGACTTCCAGCTGCTCCAGTCCCGGATGGGCCTGGTCCAGGCGCCGGGCAAGGCCGCACGGCTGGCGGCGACGGCACCCGTGCACCTCGTGCTGTTCGACGTGCTGCATCTGGGCGGGCAGTCCCTCCTCCCGCTGTCGTACACGCGGCGCAGGGCCCGGCTGGAGGCGCTGGCGCTGGAGGGGCCGTTCTGGTCGACGCCGCGTGCCCTGGTCGGACACGGGCGGGAGGCCCTGGAGGCGACCCACGCCCACGGCCTGGAGGGACTGGTCTGCAAGCGGCTGGACTCGGTGTACGAGCCGGGGGTGCGCTCCCGCGCCTGGATCAAGATCCGGAACATGCGTGTCGCGGACGTCCTGGTCGGCGGCTGGCTGCCCGGCAAGGGACGGCTGACCGGGCTGCCCGGCGCCGTCCTGGTGGGGCAGCGGGCCGCGACGGGACTGCGGTACGTCGGCGGGGTGGGCACCGGCTGGAGCGAGGCCGAGCGGGTCGAACTCGCGGCCCTCCTGCGGGCCGCCGCGACCGACGAGTGCCCCTTCGATGCCGTACCGCAGGCGCCGGGCGCGCGCTGGGTCGTGCCCCGGCTGGTCGGAGAGGTCCGGTACAGCACACGGACCCGGGCGGGGCTGCTGCGCCAGCCGTCCTGGCTTCGGCTGCGGCCGGACCTGACGCCCGAGGAGTCGGCGGCGGATCTGCCGGACATTTCCGCCTGA
- a CDS encoding sensor histidine kinase, with translation MCIPWQRYADDHTRTVDTMTAVLLFAAFLLGSEITVLGAGRPDTAGPTIALGLLSCGTLLRWQRTRPGAVVALTTGGAAGAIALGHLITPLLLGPLMLALYRLTVRAGRRSSRRHYCAALAVIVPAALLADPVAHHPWPMKTISPAVWLLFPIVTGNLVRLQRAYVDAVQARAEYAEQGREEEAHRRVVEERVRIARELHDVVAHHLALANAQAGTAAHLARTHPDRAHGLLTDLAGTTSSALRELKATVNLLRRSDEGDAPLAPSPGLAQLTELTRTCAGAGLDVRVATEGTARPLTPGVDLTAYRIVQEALTNVTKHTGARTARVLLCFDRDRLTITVTDDGTDGTGGPAGPVTVEDGRGFGLIGMRERAESVGGALRAGHRPEGGFQVTTRLPLYPDAPAPPAPPAPPAPTERTP, from the coding sequence ATGTGCATCCCCTGGCAGCGCTACGCGGACGACCACACCCGCACCGTCGACACCATGACGGCCGTCCTGCTCTTCGCGGCCTTCCTCTTGGGCAGCGAGATCACCGTCCTCGGCGCCGGCCGGCCGGACACCGCGGGCCCGACGATCGCCCTCGGGCTGCTCTCCTGCGGCACGCTGCTGCGGTGGCAGCGCACCCGCCCCGGCGCTGTCGTGGCCTTGACGACCGGCGGCGCGGCCGGCGCGATCGCGCTCGGCCACCTCATCACCCCGCTGCTGCTGGGCCCCCTCATGCTCGCCCTCTACCGGTTGACCGTGCGCGCCGGCCGCCGTTCGTCGCGCCGCCACTACTGCGCCGCCCTCGCGGTGATCGTGCCGGCCGCCCTGCTGGCGGACCCCGTCGCGCACCACCCCTGGCCGATGAAGACGATCAGTCCCGCGGTCTGGCTGCTGTTCCCGATCGTCACCGGCAACCTGGTCCGTCTCCAGCGGGCCTACGTCGACGCCGTCCAGGCCCGCGCCGAGTACGCCGAGCAGGGCCGCGAGGAGGAGGCGCACCGCCGCGTCGTCGAGGAACGGGTGCGCATCGCCCGTGAACTGCACGACGTCGTCGCCCACCATCTGGCTCTCGCGAACGCCCAGGCGGGTACCGCGGCGCACCTCGCGCGCACCCATCCCGACCGCGCCCACGGCCTCCTCACCGACCTGGCGGGCACGACCTCCTCGGCGCTGCGCGAGCTCAAGGCCACGGTGAATCTGCTGCGTCGGTCGGACGAGGGCGACGCGCCGCTCGCCCCGAGCCCCGGTCTGGCGCAGCTGACCGAGCTGACCCGGACGTGCGCGGGCGCGGGCCTGGATGTGCGGGTCGCGACCGAGGGCACGGCACGGCCGCTCACCCCGGGCGTGGACCTGACGGCGTACCGCATCGTGCAGGAGGCGCTGACCAACGTCACCAAGCACACCGGCGCGCGAACGGCCCGGGTGCTGCTGTGCTTCGACCGCGACCGGCTGACGATCACCGTGACCGACGACGGAACCGACGGAACCGGCGGGCCCGCCGGGCCCGTCACGGTCGAGGACGGCCGCGGGTTCGGCCTGATCGGTATGCGCGAGCGCGCCGAGTCCGTGGGCGGTGCCCTCCGGGCCGGGCACCGCCCCGAGGGCGGCTTCCAGGTCACCACCCGGCTGCCCCTCTACCCCGACGCTCCCGCACCTCCCGCACCTCCCGCACCTCCCGCACCCACAGAACGGACGCCATGA